A single Phaenicophaeus curvirostris isolate KB17595 chromosome 26, BPBGC_Pcur_1.0, whole genome shotgun sequence DNA region contains:
- the PHOSPHO1 gene encoding phosphoethanolamine/phosphocholine phosphatase, producing the protein MKRCCEGVGLPCLFKGVGMASPRPPKYLLVFDFDETIINENSDDSIVRAAPGQVLPEHIRETFREGFYNEYMQRVLAYMGDQGVKMGDFKTVYENIPLSPGMPDLFQFLSKNHELFEIILISDANMFGIECNLRAAGFYSLFRKIFSNPSSFDKRGYLTLGPYHSHKCLDCPANMCKRKILTEYLAERAQEEVEFERVFYVGDGANDFCPSVTLTSADVAFPRKGYPMHRMTQEMEKKQPGAFQATVVPWESAAEVARYLQELLKKKC; encoded by the exons ATGAAAAGGTGCTGCGAGGGCGTCGGGCTGCCATGCCTGTTTAAG GGCGTCGGGATGGCCAGCCCCCGGCCACCCAAATACCTCCTCGTCTTCGATTTCGACGAGACCATCATCAACGAGAACAGCGACGACTCCATCGTGCGGGCGGCGCCGGGGCAGGTCCTCCCGGAGCACATCCGAGAGACCTTCCGCGAGGGCTTCTACAACGAGTACATGCAGCGCGTCCTGGCGTACATGGGGGACCAGGGCGTCAAGATGGGGGACTTCAAGACTGTCTACGAGaacatccccctgtcccccggCATGCCGGACCTCTTCCAGTTCCTCTCCAAGAACCACGAGCTCTTCGAGATCATCCTCATCTCCGATGCCAACATGTTTGGCATCGAATGCAATCTGAGGGCAGCCGGTTTCTACTCCCTCTTCCGCAAGATCTTCAGCAACCCGTCGAGCTTTGATAAGAGGGGGTACTTGACCTTGGGGCCCTATCACAGCCACAAGTGCCTTGACTGCCCGGCCAACATGTGCAAACGCAAAATCCTAACCGAGTACCTGGCGGAGAGGGCCCAGGAGGAGGTGGAGTTCGAGAGGGTCTTCTACGTGGGAGACGGCGCCAATGACTTCTGCCCTTCCGTGACTTTGACTTCAGCTGACGTGGCTTTCCCGCGGAAGGGCTACCCCATGCACCGCATGACCcaagagatggagaagaagCAGCCTGGAGCCTTCCAAGCCACCGTCGTTCCCTGGGAATCGGCTGCAGAGGTCGCCCGCTatctccaggagctcctcaagAAGAAGTGTTGA
- the ZNF652 gene encoding zinc finger protein 652: protein MSQTANSCQQLVENCAAHVAGMAQEDSRRGQVPPAFYHGASQELDLSTKVYKRESGSPYSVLVDSKMSKPHLHDREEQPYFRENRSVGEVRAVKEDRENSDDSEEEEDEVTYKREQIIVEVNLNNQTLNVSKGEKGVPSQSKETAVLKTSSEEEEGDSGEEATEDSSDYEENERQKKKEKRVEKGSVAQRRTRRAASAAAATTSPSPRTTRGRRKSVEPPKRKKKAAKEPKAPVQKSKCDEKETLTCEKCPRVFNTRWYLEKHMNVTHRRMQICDKCGKKFVLESELSLHQQTDCEKNIQCFSCNKSFKKLWSLHEHIKIVHGYAEKKFSCEICEKKFYTMAHVRKHMVAHTKDMPFTCETCGKSFKRSMSLKVHSLQHSGEKPFRCENCDERFQYKYQLRSHMSIHIGHKQFMCQWCGKDFNMKQYFDEHMKTHTGEKPFICEICGKSFTSRPNMKRHRRTHTGEKPYPCDVCGQRFRFSNMLKAHKEKCFRVTSPVNVSTAVQIPLSTTSPATTVPAVVNAPTAPTPPINLNPVSALPPRPIPHPYSHLHLHPHPHHPHHLLVPPVPHLPPPPALFKSEPLNHRGQSEDNFLRHLAEKNSSAQHH from the exons ATGAGTCAAACGGCCAATTCTTGCCAGCAGTTGGTTGAAAACTGTGCCGCGCATGTAGCAGGGATGGCGCAAGAGGACAGTCGCCGTGGTCAAGTGCCACCCGCGTTCTATCATGGTGCCAGCCAGGAACTCGATCTGTCCACCAAAGTGTACAAGAGGGAGTCAGGAAGCCCTTACTCTGTGTTGGTGGACAGCAAAATGAGTAAACCACATCTCCATGACAGAGAGGAGCAGCCATATTTCAGGGAGAACAGATCGGTAGGAGAGGTCCGGGCTGTGAAAGAAGATAGAGAAAACTCTGACGActctgaggaggaggaagatgaagtgACTTACAAAAGGGAGCAGATTATAGTAGAGGTAAACCTTAACAACCAAACATTAAATGTATCAAAAGGGGAGAAgggtgtcccctcccagtccaaaGAGACTGCTGTTCTTAAGACCAgcagtgaggaagaggagggtgacaGTGGGGAAGAGGCCACTGAAGACAGTAGTGATTATGAGGAAAAtgagaggcagaagaaaaaggagaaaagagtggAAAAAGGTAGTGTTGCACAAAGGAGAACGAGGAGAGCTGcatctgctgcagcagccaccacttccccgTCACCCAGAACTACACGGGGTCGTAGAAAGAGTGTGGAGCCCCCCAAGCGTAAGAAGAAAGCTGCAAAGGAGCCCAAGGCACCTGTGCAGAAATCAAAGTGTGACGAGAAAGAGACTTTAACCTGTGAGAAGTGCCCCAGGGTGTTTAACACACGCTGGTACCTGGAGAAGCACATGAACGTCACTCACAGGCGCATGCAGATCTGCGACAAATGTGGGAAGAAATTTGTTCTAGAAAGTGAGCTGTCCCTTCACCAGCAAACAGACTGTGAAAAAAACATCCAG TGCTTTTCCTGTAATAAGTCATTCAAGAAGCTCTGGTCCCTCCATGAACACATCAAGATTGTCCATGGATACGCAGAAAAGAAATTCTCCTGTGAGATTTGCGAAAAGAAGTTCTACACCATGGCCCACGTGCGGAAACACATGGTTG CACACACGAAGGACATGCCGTTTACCTGTGAAACCTGTGGAAAATCATTCAAACGCAGCATGTCTCTCAAAGTCCATTCCCTGCAGCACTCTGGAGAGAAGCCTTTCCGATGTGAG AACTGTGACGAGAGGTTTCAGTACAAGTACCAGCTGCGCTCGCACATGAGCATCCACATCGGGCACAAGCAGTTCATGTGCCAGTGGTGCGGCAAGGACTTCAACATGAAACAGTACTTTGACGAGCACATGAAAACACACACTG GAGAGAAGCCCTTTATCTGTGAAATCTGCGGGAAGAGCTTCACCAGCCGCCCAAACATGAAGAGGCATCGCAGAACTCACACAGGGGAGAAGCCCTACCCGTGCGACGTGTGTGGCCAGCGATTTCGCTTCTCCAACATGCTCAAGGCACACAAGGAGAAGTGCTTCCGCGTTACCAGCCCCGTCAACGTGTCAACTGCTGTCCAGATCCCACTCTCCACCACTTCTCCTGCCACCACGGTCCCTGCTGTAGTGAACGCGCCCACCGCCCCGACTCCCCCCATCAACCTGAACCCCGTCAGCGCTCTTCCTCCGCGCCCCATTCCCCACCCCTACTCACACCTTCACCTACATCCTCATCCTCACCATCCGCATCACCTCCTGGTCCCCCCGGTTCCACATTTACCCCCTCCTCCGGCTCTGTTTAAGAGCGAGCCTTTAAATCACAGAGGCCAGAGCGAGGACAACTTCCTGCGGCACCTGGCAGAAAAGAACAGTTCGGCACAGCACCACTAA